A region of Maribacter algicola DNA encodes the following proteins:
- a CDS encoding carboxypeptidase-like regulatory domain-containing protein — protein MKKSLQISVKNPCSENFANFRSTEQGGFCDQCQKEVIDFTRLSDLEVVQHFKKDNGSTCGRFRISQLKIYEFESVGIMNMNIFPKSFGIASFSLLALCATAPVQSQEVAQATPKMEMVISQRVGSNSLVAESYTVRGTVLDETDLPLPGVNVILKGTSIGTTTDYDGKFEFPQKLEINDVLVFSYIGYDTKEYKVAASQNDTIDITIVFDATDIELMGDVVVGDAYKSKRNIFQKFIALFK, from the coding sequence ATGAAAAAGTCATTACAAATCTCTGTCAAGAATCCTTGTTCCGAAAATTTTGCTAATTTTAGAAGTACTGAACAAGGAGGTTTTTGCGACCAATGTCAAAAAGAAGTCATCGATTTTACAAGACTATCGGATTTGGAAGTCGTACAGCATTTTAAAAAGGACAATGGTAGCACCTGTGGCCGATTCAGGATCTCCCAACTCAAAATCTATGAATTTGAATCCGTTGGCATCATGAACATGAATATCTTCCCAAAAAGTTTTGGCATTGCCAGTTTTTCGCTTTTGGCGCTGTGCGCGACCGCTCCCGTACAATCCCAGGAAGTTGCCCAAGCCACTCCAAAAATGGAAATGGTAATTTCCCAAAGAGTAGGCAGCAACTCTCTTGTGGCTGAGAGTTATACCGTACGGGGAACCGTTTTGGACGAAACCGATTTACCCTTGCCGGGTGTTAATGTAATACTCAAAGGAACTTCCATAGGCACGACGACCGATTATGATGGAAAGTTTGAGTTTCCTCAAAAGTTGGAAATCAACGACGTTTTGGTCTTTAGCTATATTGGGTACGACACCAAAGAATATAAAGTTGCCGCAAGTCAAAACGATACCATCGATATTACCATCGTTTTCGATGCCACTGATATTGAGCTCATGGGCGATGTAGTAGTAGGTGACGCTTACAAATCCAAGAGAAACATTTTCCAAAAATTCATCGCACTCTTTAAATAA
- a CDS encoding transglutaminase domain-containing protein, with protein MAFLFLFLSCAIGFGQFVNLNESDFSKADSIAFSYKGHSLKNPPLLTYELTKDLTTDVEKFRAIFTWVCTNIENDYQSYLKTRKKRKKIQKDRARFLAWNESFTPKVFEKLVAEKRTACTGYAYLIKEMANLAGFQSEIVNGYGRTPTLLLEENDPPNHSWNTVKLDGKWYLCDATWSAGRIMLDDSGPRFEPDYDDVYFLPNPELFTKNHYPLELELSLLEELPSLTDFIVAPVIYKEAFRFGIAPILPEKMHLEVLRDVNTSFELKIPEGLDVKKFRLALNKGGKDVEVQPKITLLKPGKIRMEYTFNRTGLYDAHIVFDGDKIATYVVKVRRN; from the coding sequence TTGGCATTCCTATTCCTGTTTTTATCCTGTGCTATCGGTTTTGGACAGTTTGTCAATTTAAATGAATCCGACTTTTCCAAGGCCGATAGCATCGCTTTTTCATATAAAGGACATAGCCTGAAAAACCCGCCTTTATTGACCTATGAGCTAACCAAGGACCTAACCACGGATGTAGAAAAATTCAGGGCCATTTTCACATGGGTATGCACTAATATTGAGAACGATTACCAATCCTATCTGAAAACCCGGAAAAAAAGGAAGAAAATACAAAAGGACAGAGCCCGATTTTTAGCATGGAACGAAAGCTTTACCCCCAAAGTGTTTGAAAAATTGGTTGCCGAAAAAAGAACGGCCTGTACGGGATATGCCTACCTCATCAAGGAAATGGCAAACTTGGCCGGATTCCAAAGCGAAATCGTAAACGGATACGGCAGAACGCCCACCTTGCTTTTAGAGGAAAATGACCCGCCAAACCATTCCTGGAATACTGTAAAACTGGATGGAAAATGGTATCTGTGCGATGCCACATGGTCGGCGGGAAGGATTATGCTCGATGATTCCGGCCCAAGATTTGAACCGGATTATGATGATGTCTACTTCCTGCCAAATCCCGAATTATTCACAAAGAACCACTACCCTTTGGAATTGGAACTGTCGCTACTTGAAGAGTTACCATCCCTGACCGATTTCATAGTAGCACCCGTGATTTACAAAGAGGCTTTTAGATTTGGTATTGCACCAATCTTACCAGAAAAAATGCACTTGGAGGTTTTACGGGATGTAAACACTTCTTTTGAACTCAAAATACCTGAGGGTTTGGACGTAAAAAAATTTAGGCTTGCCCTGAATAAAGGCGGTAAGGATGTGGAAGTTCAGCCAAAAATAACCCTGCTGAAACCTGGGAAAATTCGAATGGAATATACCTTTAATAGGACCGGACTTTATGACGCCCATATTGTATTTGATGGTGACAAAATTGCTACGTATGTTGTGAAAGTCCGTAGGAATTAA
- a CDS encoding LytR/AlgR family response regulator transcription factor — MSQIKAVIVEDSRLARNELKELIKSYPNIEVIGEAENVDKGFALIEEHNPDLLFLDINMPEKDGFELLEMLDEVPITIFTTAFDEYAIKSFEYNALDYLLKPINEKRFAQAMEKVEEKLSKNREATTKENTERLTGNSQIFIKDGEKCWLIKVGDISHFEIVGNYTRVFFQDEKPMLYKSLNQVEEKLPEKYFFRANRQQIINTNFIANVVPWFNGKLKLTMANGEEIEVSRRQSYLFKDKMSL; from the coding sequence ATGAGCCAAATTAAAGCAGTCATCGTAGAGGATTCGCGGCTTGCCAGAAACGAGTTGAAGGAACTGATCAAAAGCTATCCAAACATAGAAGTCATAGGGGAGGCCGAAAATGTGGATAAAGGTTTTGCACTTATTGAGGAGCACAATCCTGATTTACTTTTTTTGGATATCAACATGCCCGAAAAAGACGGTTTTGAACTTTTGGAGATGTTAGATGAGGTTCCAATTACCATCTTCACGACCGCCTTTGATGAATATGCCATAAAATCCTTTGAGTACAACGCTTTGGACTATTTGCTAAAACCCATCAATGAAAAACGTTTCGCGCAGGCCATGGAAAAGGTGGAGGAAAAACTCAGCAAAAATAGGGAAGCTACTACCAAGGAAAACACGGAACGATTGACGGGTAACAGTCAAATTTTCATCAAGGACGGTGAAAAATGCTGGCTTATAAAGGTGGGGGATATTTCCCACTTTGAGATTGTTGGGAATTATACCCGTGTCTTTTTCCAAGATGAAAAACCTATGCTCTACAAATCTTTGAACCAGGTAGAGGAAAAGCTTCCGGAGAAGTATTTTTTCAGGGCCAATCGGCAACAGATTATCAACACAAATTTTATCGCCAATGTGGTACCTTGGTTTAATGGGAAACTAAAATTGACCATGGCCAACGGCGAAGAAATTGAAGTATCTAGAAGACAATCCTACCTTTTCAAGGACAAAATGAGTCTTTAA
- a CDS encoding sensor histidine kinase, with product MASFIKKHRWAISFWLVQLLSWGGLVFIAYAFTPDADGYKATNLFKYGLLSTFLIGVFSTSLLRFYLKRILNFDAFETSQILKILIGISVVSLIYFGLSYGTGYYMGKCGEEDVKVPEMYKEFGLGLMLINSFITIFGWTIFYLSVKIAAKLNANRVERAELNASLRQAQLNTLKGQINPHFMFNSLNNIRGLMLEDVEKSRDMLTKLSEMLRYSLTKNNINSIKLVEELEMVDNYIALSKIQFEDRLQFLKEVQSETLEIKIPPMIIQLLVENATKHGISKLKAGGTIKLVTGIENQDLIIKVLNTGTLQIAEDSTQLGLKNIKQRLRLLYGDQANFSIEEINGEVVATINIPLT from the coding sequence ATGGCTTCCTTTATAAAAAAACATAGATGGGCAATTTCATTTTGGTTGGTCCAGCTCCTTTCCTGGGGTGGTCTGGTATTTATCGCTTATGCCTTTACACCGGATGCTGACGGGTACAAAGCCACCAACCTGTTCAAATACGGTCTTTTGTCCACCTTTTTAATAGGCGTCTTTTCCACGAGTCTTTTACGATTTTATTTAAAGCGGATACTCAATTTTGATGCATTTGAGACCAGTCAAATACTAAAAATTCTAATTGGGATTTCCGTGGTTTCCCTTATTTATTTTGGACTTTCATATGGTACAGGCTACTATATGGGTAAATGTGGGGAAGAAGATGTTAAGGTACCGGAAATGTACAAGGAATTTGGTTTGGGATTGATGTTGATCAATTCCTTTATTACGATTTTTGGCTGGACCATTTTTTATTTATCCGTAAAGATAGCAGCAAAGCTCAACGCAAATAGGGTAGAACGCGCCGAACTAAATGCTAGCCTTAGACAGGCCCAACTGAACACTTTAAAAGGACAGATTAATCCACATTTTATGTTCAATAGCCTGAATAACATCCGTGGGTTAATGTTGGAGGATGTTGAGAAGTCAAGGGATATGTTGACCAAGCTCTCAGAAATGCTTCGATACTCCCTTACCAAGAACAATATCAACTCGATCAAACTTGTAGAGGAGTTGGAAATGGTGGATAACTATATAGCACTATCCAAGATTCAATTTGAGGATAGACTGCAATTTTTAAAAGAGGTCCAAAGCGAAACGTTGGAAATTAAAATACCGCCCATGATTATTCAGTTGTTGGTCGAAAATGCCACCAAGCATGGTATATCCAAACTCAAAGCGGGTGGCACCATAAAACTCGTTACTGGCATTGAGAATCAGGATTTGATTATAAAGGTCCTAAATACAGGAACCTTGCAAATTGCGGAAGATTCTACGCAATTGGGGCTCAAGAACATCAAACAAAGGTTACGACTTTTATACGGAGACCAAGCCAATTTCTCCATTGAGGAAATAAATGGTGAAGTTGTAGCGACCATAAATATCCCACTAACATGA
- a CDS encoding DUF4136 domain-containing protein has protein sequence MKYLYILVLMLLFVSCSTIKVNYDYERESDFSAYNTYNYLEDMQTGIPELDEKRFFRAMDITLQSKGLKFSEEPDLLIDVKSLIFESQSGNTMGVGLGGGNGGLGGGVSVGIPVGSPNLTREIEINFIDARKDVLVWQAIGTQPYKEGAPPTIKEEKMQELVAEIFEKYPPKTRK, from the coding sequence ATGAAATATTTATATATACTAGTGCTGATGCTACTTTTTGTATCGTGCAGCACCATAAAAGTAAACTACGATTATGAGCGGGAATCGGATTTTTCCGCCTATAATACCTATAATTATTTAGAGGACATGCAGACCGGTATTCCTGAACTAGACGAGAAACGCTTCTTTAGGGCCATGGATATAACACTCCAATCCAAGGGCTTAAAATTTTCTGAAGAACCAGACCTCCTAATAGATGTAAAAAGCTTGATTTTTGAAAGCCAATCAGGTAACACCATGGGCGTTGGACTTGGTGGTGGCAATGGGGGCCTCGGTGGTGGCGTATCCGTGGGGATTCCTGTTGGGAGTCCCAATCTTACCCGGGAAATTGAAATTAACTTCATCGATGCCAGAAAGGATGTATTGGTTTGGCAGGCGATCGGTACACAGCCATATAAAGAGGGTGCCCCACCTACCATAAAAGAAGAAAAAATGCAAGAACTAGTTGCTGAAATATTTGAAAAGTACCCGCCCAAAACCAGAAAATAA
- a CDS encoding ion transporter produces the protein MKRYLKNIVELNDNPKSRFFAYFIQILIFVSIVSFSFETVPDLEPKTRSLLRGIEIVCVIVFTLEYLLRIYVADKKTKFIFSFFGIIDFLAILPFYLALGVDLRSLRALRFLRLFRMLKLMRYNRAIKHFTRALVMAKEEIFLFLFVTLILIYFSAVGIYYFENKAQPEHFSSVFDSLWWAIITLTTVGYGDVYPITVGGRIFTFFILMIGLGIVAIPTGIISSALTKSVDKKEED, from the coding sequence ATGAAACGGTATCTAAAAAATATTGTTGAGTTGAATGATAATCCTAAGAGTCGGTTTTTCGCTTATTTTATCCAGATTTTAATCTTTGTTTCCATTGTCTCCTTTTCCTTTGAGACCGTTCCTGATTTGGAACCCAAAACGAGGAGTTTACTGCGGGGCATCGAGATTGTTTGTGTGATAGTCTTCACTTTGGAATATCTGTTGCGTATTTATGTAGCCGATAAAAAAACCAAGTTTATTTTCAGTTTTTTTGGTATTATAGATTTCTTGGCGATTTTGCCTTTTTACCTTGCCCTGGGTGTCGACCTTAGGTCTCTAAGGGCTTTGAGGTTCCTTCGCCTTTTCAGAATGTTAAAATTAATGCGCTATAATAGGGCCATAAAACATTTCACCAGGGCCCTTGTAATGGCCAAGGAGGAAATTTTTCTATTTCTGTTTGTCACTTTGATCTTGATCTACTTTTCCGCGGTGGGAATCTATTATTTTGAAAATAAAGCCCAGCCGGAGCATTTTTCTTCGGTCTTTGATAGCCTTTGGTGGGCTATCATAACACTTACTACGGTTGGCTATGGGGATGTGTACCCAATAACGGTAGGCGGTAGGATTTTTACTTTTTTTATTCTGATGATCGGTTTAGGTATCGTGGCTATTCCAACCGGGATTATTTCCTCTGCGCTTACAAAAAGTGTGGACAAGAAAGAGGAGGATTGA
- the obgE gene encoding GTPase ObgE: MTEGNFVDYVKVHLASGNGGKGSMHLHREKYVAKGGPDGGDGGRGGHVIIRGNQNLWTLVNFKFKKHFKAGHGEHGSKNRSTGADGADVYLDVPLGTVVKDPDTDEVLFEITEHGEEKIALEGGMGGLGNWHFKTSTNQTPRYAQPGIPGQEGYFLLELKILADVGLVGFPNAGKSTLLSVITSAKPKIADYEFTTLKPNLGIVEYRDFQSFVMADIPGIIEGAAEGKGLGHYFLRHIERNATLLFLIPADSKDISQEYAILLDELRRYNPELLHKERLIAISKCDMLDAELMDEMKKELDVDFKGIPYMFISSVAQIGITELKDKLWQMLND; this comes from the coding sequence ATGACCGAAGGTAATTTTGTAGACTATGTAAAAGTGCACTTGGCATCAGGCAACGGAGGTAAGGGATCCATGCACCTTCATCGCGAGAAATATGTTGCCAAAGGTGGTCCAGATGGAGGGGACGGTGGACGTGGAGGTCATGTAATCATCAGGGGCAACCAGAATCTTTGGACCTTGGTGAATTTCAAGTTCAAAAAACATTTTAAGGCCGGTCATGGGGAGCATGGAAGTAAAAACAGAAGTACCGGTGCAGATGGTGCAGATGTATATTTGGACGTACCCCTAGGAACCGTTGTAAAAGACCCTGATACCGATGAGGTCCTGTTCGAGATAACGGAACATGGCGAGGAGAAAATTGCCTTGGAAGGCGGTATGGGCGGACTCGGAAACTGGCATTTCAAGACATCCACCAACCAAACGCCAAGATATGCCCAGCCCGGTATTCCCGGTCAAGAGGGATATTTTCTATTGGAACTGAAGATTTTGGCAGATGTGGGGCTAGTAGGTTTTCCAAACGCTGGAAAGTCTACTTTACTTTCCGTGATAACTTCGGCAAAGCCCAAAATCGCCGATTATGAGTTCACCACGCTTAAACCCAATTTGGGGATTGTGGAATACCGAGATTTTCAAAGTTTCGTCATGGCCGATATTCCGGGTATCATAGAAGGAGCCGCGGAGGGAAAGGGTCTTGGCCATTATTTCTTACGCCATATTGAGCGAAATGCTACCTTATTATTTTTGATTCCTGCCGATAGCAAGGACATTAGTCAGGAGTATGCCATTTTATTGGACGAACTAAGAAGATATAATCCAGAATTGTTGCACAAGGAACGACTCATAGCCATTTCAAAATGTGACATGTTGGATGCCGAATTGATGGACGAAATGAAAAAGGAGTTGGATGTGGATTTTAAGGGAATCCCTTACATGTTTATATCATCCGTAGCACAAATTGGCATTACGGAACTAAAGGACAAACTTTGGCAAATGCTGAATGATTAA